A segment of the Acidobacteriota bacterium genome:
GAAATGGACGATCACCCCGGACGTCGCGAGGAAGCGCGCGAGGTCGTCGGCCTCCGGGAGCGCGCTCGGGTCGAACACGAAGCGGCCGGCGCCGAGCTCCTGCGAGGCTCCGGGCGCCCCCGGAATCGTCGGGAAGCTCCCGGCGCCCGAGCGGCCGCGCGAGCTTCCGGAAGGCAGGCCCGGAATGCTCCCTCCCGTCGCGGCGGGCCGCAAGCTCGCGGTCTCCTCGGCTCTCAGGCGCGCGAGGAAGTTGAAGCCCGGCACGCGCTCGAAACCCTCGGAGACGTAGAAGAGGTGGCGCGGGCCGTCCAGCGCGGAGAAACGCTGCGCGGCCTCCCGGAGGTCCTCGACGAGGGTCTTCACGCGTCGGCGCTCGGCCCCGAGGTACTGCGAGACGGCCTGGAAAATCAGGCGCGTGTCTCCGTTCGCGTTCTCGGTGGCGATGAGGTCCCGGATGAGCTGGTCCTCGGTGAGCTTCCGGGCCTCGTACTGGAGCGGCGACTCCATTCCGCGCGGCGAGGCCATGCCGGGGGCGCCGGCCTGCTTCATGGCCGCGCCGCCGGAGTCCTCGGCGACCTCGGCGCTCATCCGGTCGGCCTCGTAGAGGAACGCGTCGACCGAATCCGCGTCCCACACGCGCGCGGACGTGCCGCCGAAGTGCGTCGCGAAGCCGTAGCGGCCCGAGGGTGCGTGGTCGAACGTGCTGTGCAGCGCCTTGGCCGTGTCGAGGATCGACGTGCGGGGGAGCTGCTCGAGATCCACCCAGACGAGGACGTGGCGCGTCGGGCCCTTCTGCTCGAACGGCGTCGTCGTTCCCGCGATGCGTTCCTCGGAATCGGGCCGCCCTTCCCTCGCCGTGGCCGGGGACCGAGGCTCGCGCGGCGGCTCGAACGAGTCGATCGTCTGGACCTTGCCGGCGACGCGGACCTCGAAGTCCGCCGCGACGAGGCCGAACACCGGGCGGTTCTTGCCGTCCACCGCCACGACGTCGAGGAGCAGCACGGTGACCTCTTCCGCCGCGGTCACACCGGGCCGGGGCGTCGGGACGGGGGTGGCTCCGGGCGGCGCCTGCGCGAGAAGCGGCCCCGCCAGCAGCAGGACGGCGCCGGCGCGCACTCTACGGAGGACGAGCGGGCTCATCGCGGGACCGGCCAGCACGGCGCGTGCCGCCGGTCAGCCCTGGGACTTCGGCGTGCCGGGCTTGCCCGCGCGCAACTCGGGCGGAATCTGCAGGGGACCCGTCTGCCGCAGGTCTTCCTTGATGATGAGATCGAGGAAGAGCTCGCGCACGCCGTCCTGGCCCTGGGCCTTGAAGACGCTGCCCACGTCGCGCGGCTTGAGCTCGATCCCGGTCATCGCCTTGAGGTACTGGCAGAACACGGTCGCGCGCGCCCGGAACGACACGATGAGGATGAAGAGTAGAAGGCCGGCAAACCCGAGGAAGGCGATCCCCATGACGCCTTTGACCTCAAAGAGATTCGAGGGATTCATGCGGAAGCTCTCCGCGCCGGACGAGCCGGTTTCATGAAGTCTCCTTCTCCCCGCGAGCCCCCCAATCATAACGCGGGCCGCTCTCTGCGTCAGCGGGAGAAGGCGATCCGGTAGATCACGCCCGCCTTGTCGTCGGACACGAGAAGGGAGCCGTCGGGCCTCACGAGGACGTCCACGGGCCGGCCCCAGGCCTTCTCACCCTCGAGCCAGCCTTCCGCGAAGACGACCTCGGCGCCGGGCTTTCCGTCCCTGAACGGGATCGTCGCGACGCGGTAGCCGACCTTCCTCTTGCGGTTCCACGAGCCGTGCTGGGCGACGAAGGCCCGGCCGCGGTACTCGGCCGGGAAGGCGGAGCCCGTGTAGAAGCGCATCCCGAGCGGCGCGACGTGGGCCTGGAACCGGACGGCCGGCTTCACGAACTCCGAGCACGGCCGCTCGTTGCCGAACTCCGGGTCCTTCACGTCGCCCCCGTGGCACCACGGGAAGCCGAAGTGCATCCCCGGCGTTGGCGCGTGGTTCAGCTCGTCCGGCGGCGTGTCGTCGTCGATCCAGTCGCGCCCGTTGTCCGTGAACCACAGCTCCTTCGTGGCCGGGTCCCAGTCGAACCCCACGGTGTTCCTGACGCCGCGCGCGTAGACCTCGAAGTGGGTCCCGTCCGGCTTCATGCGCGTGATCGCGGCGTACGGGTCGCTCCGCTTGCAGATGTTGCAGGGCGCGCCGACCGGCACGTAGAGCCAGCCGTCGGGCCCGAACGCGATGAACTTCCACCCGTGGTGGCCGTCCTTCGGGAGCGCGTCCGTGACCACGACAGGCCGTCCCGGGCTCTTCAGGCGCGCCTCGATCCCGTCGAAACGCAGGATGCGCGAGACCTCCGCGACGTAGAGCGCGCCGTCCCTCACGGCGACCCCGTTCGGCTCGTTCAGACCCTTCGCGAGCGTGAGGACCTCTCTCGCTTTCGTCCCGTCGCCCGCGTCGACGACGGCGTAAACGGAGCCCTCGCGCGTCCCGACGAAGAGCGTTCCCCCGGGTCCCATCGCCATCGAGCGCGCGCCCGGGACCTCCGCGTAGAGCGAGATCGTGAATCCGGGCGGAAGCTTGATTGTCTCGAGCTTCACGTCCTTGGCGTCGGCCTGCGCGAGTCTCGACAAGAGAAGAGAAAGGACGAGGAGGAGGAGGAATTTCTTTGAGGGTGAAGAGGGGATGGTCAGCCGCATCGTTCCTCCGCGCGAGGGAATTATCCGCTGTCCTTCTCGACGCATAATCTCCGTTCTCATGCCTCTCACCGACGACACGCCGCCTCCCCGGCTGCCGCGGCCGCTCGACGCGGCCGAGATCCGCGTCCTCGGCGCCCTGCTCGAGAAGCAGCAGGCGACGCCGGAGTACTACCCGCTCACGCTCCACGCGCTCGTCGCGGCGTGCAACCAGAAAACGAACCGCGAGCCCGTGACGGAGCTGGACGAGGCAGCGGTGCTCGCGGCTCTCGAGCGGCTCCGCGAGCACGTCCTCGTCTGGAAGACGGGCGGCGCGCGCGCCGAGAAGTGGGAGCAGAACGTGGACCGCCGGTGGGGTCTCGACGCGGCCGGCAAGGCCGTGATGACGCTCCTGCTCCTGCGCGGCGAGCAGACGCCCGGCGAGCTGCGCGGCCGGAGCGACCGGCTGCACGCGTTCGCGACGCCGGGCGAGGTCGAGGACGCCCTGCGGGCTCTCGCGGCGGGGCCGGAGCCGCTCGCCGCCGAGCGCGGGCGCCGGCCCGGGCAGAAGGAGACGCGCTGGACGCATCTCGTGGGAGGCCCGGTCGCGGACGTCGAGGCGGCGCGGCACGCGACGCCCGGACCGCCGCCGAGCGAGCTTGCCTTCCGCCTCGCATCGCTCGAGGCTGCCGTCGCCGCGCTCGGGCGCGATCTCGGCGAGCTGAAGAAGAAGCTCGGAGAGGATTAGAGAGAAAGAGAAGATGAGGATTTTCTTAGAAGGTGAATATTCGCGGCGGAGCGCCGCGCCGCGCCTGCTCCTTCTGATTGCGGCCGTGGCCCTCGCCGCACGGGCACCTTCGCAGAATCTCCCCTCTTCCTCTCCCTCGCTGTCTCCCTCTCCGACTCCCATTCCCTCCGTCCCCCTTCCCGCGGAGCTCGACCGCGTTCTCCGCGACTACGAGAAAGCGTGGTCTGCGCGCGACGCCGCGGGCCTCGCGGCACTGTTCGCGGAGGACGGGTTCGTCCTCCAGGGCGGCAAGCCTCCCGTGCGCGGGCGTGGGGCTATCCAGGCCGCCTACGAGGGGCACGAGGGCCCGCTCGCCCTGCGCGCGTTCGCATTCGGCGTCGAGGGCGCGACCGGCTGGATCCTCGGCGGCTACGCCCGGAAGGCGGGCGATCCGGACGACGGGAAGTTCACGCTCACGCTCCGCAAGGAGAGAGACGGCCGCTGGATGATCGTGTCCGACATGGACAACGGGAACCGTCCCCCGAGAAAGCAGCCTTGAACCCTCTCGTCGACGACCGCGGCCTCGACTTCCTGCTCTACGAGGTCCACGACGCCGCGTCGCTCCTCGCGTACCCCCAATTCGCCGACCACGCGAG
Coding sequences within it:
- a CDS encoding sorbosone dehydrogenase family protein, whose amino-acid sequence is MRLTIPSSPSKKFLLLLVLSLLLSRLAQADAKDVKLETIKLPPGFTISLYAEVPGARSMAMGPGGTLFVGTREGSVYAVVDAGDGTKAREVLTLAKGLNEPNGVAVRDGALYVAEVSRILRFDGIEARLKSPGRPVVVTDALPKDGHHGWKFIAFGPDGWLYVPVGAPCNICKRSDPYAAITRMKPDGTHFEVYARGVRNTVGFDWDPATKELWFTDNGRDWIDDDTPPDELNHAPTPGMHFGFPWCHGGDVKDPEFGNERPCSEFVKPAVRFQAHVAPLGMRFYTGSAFPAEYRGRAFVAQHGSWNRKRKVGYRVATIPFRDGKPGAEVVFAEGWLEGEKAWGRPVDVLVRPDGSLLVSDDKAGVIYRIAFSR
- a CDS encoding YceH family protein, which codes for MPLTDDTPPPRLPRPLDAAEIRVLGALLEKQQATPEYYPLTLHALVAACNQKTNREPVTELDEAAVLAALERLREHVLVWKTGGARAEKWEQNVDRRWGLDAAGKAVMTLLLLRGEQTPGELRGRSDRLHAFATPGEVEDALRALAAGPEPLAAERGRRPGQKETRWTHLVGGPVADVEAARHATPGPPPSELAFRLASLEAAVAALGRDLGELKKKLGED
- a CDS encoding nuclear transport factor 2 family protein, with the translated sequence MRIFLEGEYSRRSAAPRLLLLIAAVALAARAPSQNLPSSSPSLSPSPTPIPSVPLPAELDRVLRDYEKAWSARDAAGLAALFAEDGFVLQGGKPPVRGRGAIQAAYEGHEGPLALRAFAFGVEGATGWILGGYARKAGDPDDGKFTLTLRKERDGRWMIVSDMDNGNRPPRKQP